Proteins encoded by one window of Anaeromusa acidaminophila DSM 3853:
- a CDS encoding recombinase family protein, whose product MERKRLITTIKAKPQFDLELSSQFVKRRSAAYIRVSTSSEEQLNSYEAQKDYYSKFIAAHINWEFIGLYCDEGLSGTSRKRRPEFNRMVEDALNGKIDLIITKSISRFARNTLDALMIVRQLKEVGCEVWFEKENLYSCDSKGEFMLTLLSSIAQEESRSISENVKWGVRKRFADGKYSMPYAIFLGYRRGRDGKPEIVEEEAKIIRLIYRLYLEGNTDSGIAKYLTNNGVPTPGGKIKWQPMVVESILTNEKYYGAALLQKRFIEDYLTKKARKNMGELPKFFIENDHEPIISEAIFMEVQRRKESAAFINPLLHAFSNKLICSECKSKYGSKVVGAYKYPRPGHTRYISWYCGRRYIIPHKRKMPTISEKVMKHLFGEAVQQLWSRNLRLQGLIQKSILAALPLAERTSRRRRGSEFLEAFTRIYPQDLAVDQAAVQVILDFGEVTPERTIRFHFINGECITCNIPPRNRLPIKN is encoded by the coding sequence ATGGAGCGTAAAAGGCTTATAACAACTATAAAAGCAAAGCCCCAGTTTGACTTAGAACTATCGAGCCAGTTTGTAAAAAGGCGTTCCGCAGCATATATTCGTGTCAGTACGAGTAGTGAAGAACAATTGAATTCGTATGAGGCGCAAAAAGATTATTATTCCAAATTTATCGCCGCTCATATTAATTGGGAATTTATTGGCCTGTACTGTGACGAGGGGTTAAGTGGCACTTCGAGAAAGAGGCGACCAGAATTTAACCGCATGGTTGAGGATGCATTGAATGGAAAGATAGACCTCATTATCACAAAAAGCATATCCCGCTTTGCTCGAAATACTCTGGATGCGCTTATGATTGTAAGGCAACTAAAGGAAGTCGGATGCGAAGTTTGGTTTGAAAAAGAAAACCTATATTCTTGCGATAGCAAGGGAGAGTTTATGCTTACCCTGTTGTCTAGCATAGCGCAAGAAGAAAGTCGCTCGATTTCAGAAAATGTGAAATGGGGTGTTCGAAAACGGTTTGCAGATGGTAAATATTCCATGCCATACGCAATTTTTCTTGGTTACCGGCGCGGTAGAGATGGTAAACCGGAAATCGTCGAAGAAGAAGCTAAGATCATTCGATTAATTTACAGGCTGTATCTGGAAGGTAATACTGATTCAGGGATTGCAAAATATCTCACCAATAATGGAGTGCCAACCCCAGGTGGTAAAATAAAGTGGCAGCCTATGGTAGTGGAATCCATATTGACCAATGAAAAATATTATGGGGCAGCACTCTTGCAGAAGCGTTTTATAGAGGATTACCTGACCAAAAAGGCGCGTAAAAACATGGGTGAGCTTCCCAAGTTTTTCATAGAAAATGACCATGAACCGATTATAAGTGAAGCGATATTTATGGAAGTGCAGAGGCGAAAGGAAAGCGCAGCTTTCATCAATCCGCTCTTGCACGCTTTCTCCAATAAACTTATTTGCAGTGAATGTAAAAGCAAATATGGCAGCAAAGTAGTAGGCGCATATAAATATCCGAGGCCGGGACATACTAGATATATTTCCTGGTATTGTGGACGCAGGTATATAATCCCCCACAAAAGAAAGATGCCGACTATTTCGGAGAAAGTGATGAAACATTTATTCGGGGAGGCGGTACAGCAGCTGTGGTCAAGGAATCTCAGACTTCAAGGTTTAATACAAAAGAGCATTCTTGCGGCTCTGCCTCTAGCGGAAAGGACGTCTCGTAGGCGAAGGGGTAGCGAGTTCCTTGAAGCGTTTACACGAATATACCCACAGGACTTGGCAGTAGATCAAGCGGCGGTACAGGTGATTCTGGATTTTGGGGAAGTTACGCCCGAACGAACGATACGATTTCACTTTATAAATGGAGAATGCATAACATGCAATATCCCGCCGAGAAATAGACTACCAATAAAAAACTAA